One part of the Aurantibacillus circumpalustris genome encodes these proteins:
- a CDS encoding translocation/assembly module TamB domain-containing protein, translating to MFRKVKRIFFRSLGALLLFVILAVIAFFFGIQSFAFQTWLGRKASGYLSSELGTKVYIHKINLKFFSKANLEGILILDKYNDTILQGNILVDLKKLDYKNKALSFDKITLKNVTSKLIKYSGDSTYNYSHLIDYFDSGTTDTTSKSEWKITLGDIYLENVAFVYRVEKFVTKITNNINFDDVWLKHTFAKVSHLKLDKDTIILQLDNFSAIEKSGFEVSKLNTKARISDHRLLCEDIHLKTPRTFVKGKIDFTYNSWDDYTDFIDKVKLDCYLLDSTYVSFTDIAAFTSELNGLNETVKISGNVTGYVSDMTLKNLNFSYRNHSHFKGNISLTGLPNINSTFIHFDSKEFSSNYYDLIHIPNYPFIDGKKIELPEEIKRLGTVSYRGKFDGFIGDFTTYGNFTNDLGKAKTELSVKLGTNNKDITYTGKISTENFNLGTLLGQNDFNSLTMNLEVKGRGINVKELKATLVGEVNSITYNNYNYNNIKLNGNISEALFNGLFTSKDPNADFDFNGTIDFKNKFPEMDFISTINALNLHALHFTNQKDSGILSSQIFLKVNGDNIDNLSGQINFDNTIYKTKTRTFKLSTFNIQMEQNSADKKIRLSAEYLNAAIYGRYNVSNLQHAFESFLNTYYPGYFKKTILDKKYKDELTFQIKIKKFKTINELFLPDVMVASGTIFDGNFNAAENKLNLQVKSPKFNYKDLFMTDLVLILNENQKTVLAELSGKSFHIADSLTAENFNCVVKSFDKEFKYAVDWDNLKAPSNKGKITGQINIEDSFFKINNEELSVTLNDSTWNLISSNKITIDTTGAIFIAPMSIVNKLQSINIAGALSTHNGDSLVIATENVVLEQFNRLLQEFSLKLEGRLNGNITLSNVNNNFAFNGDVNLTQLKINNNSVGQLQVNTVYFTKEKIIRLSGYTSLGITNESGELSKNISFKGFYYPEKKTESIDIDFAAKPANLRLLNPFLEGILEIKDGFVNGAGKVHGTPNKIKIDGKFRLFRSEVKVDYTNVTYNITGDIEVMPDQIRFSEMAIREKGTKFAQGYLNGNLFHTNFNKMQIDYDITYKNMLILNTTEKENKTFYGKVYGTGTLGIYGFINKLNMNIENTTNRNTKFYLPLDGPAEIGESDFIQFVKRDTTTVKKETGLTGFNLEMLIHATPDAQAQIIIDKAAGDVLNVQGQGDLKIKVNTLGKFEMTGDYVFTDGDYLFTLENVINKKFDIEAGSSISWSGNPLGAEIDVTASYKQRASIAPLLNDSAKTRTPVDCKLIITGKLFSPNINFEIDFPNISSEERSKINSVLSDEAELNRQVFSFLLFRTFTKPLIYNTNGGGVTAGGAAASTGSELLSNRVSEFLNTHFGTLTGIRDLQLGVNYRPGTQTSSETVDLALSKQFLDNKVSVDGNFGVNNNATNHNSNGLIGDVNIDYKLSADGRFRLKGFNKSNDNTQSTLSGGNYTQGVGLFYRLEFETLGSLYRNYLSKLKRKEDAKKN from the coding sequence ATGTTTCGCAAAGTTAAAAGAATATTCTTTAGATCGTTAGGAGCCCTACTGCTATTTGTAATTTTAGCCGTTATTGCTTTCTTCTTTGGTATTCAGAGTTTCGCATTTCAAACCTGGTTGGGAAGAAAAGCATCTGGTTATCTTAGCTCTGAATTAGGAACTAAGGTTTATATCCACAAAATTAATCTTAAATTTTTCTCTAAAGCCAATCTTGAAGGTATACTTATACTTGACAAGTATAATGACACTATACTTCAGGGAAACATTTTAGTTGACTTAAAAAAATTAGATTATAAAAACAAAGCTTTAAGTTTTGATAAAATCACTTTAAAAAATGTAACCTCTAAATTAATAAAGTACAGTGGCGATTCAACCTATAATTACAGCCACCTTATTGATTATTTTGATTCTGGCACAACAGATACTACGTCAAAATCTGAGTGGAAAATTACATTAGGAGATATTTATCTTGAAAATGTTGCATTTGTTTACCGTGTCGAAAAATTCGTCACCAAAATAACCAACAACATTAATTTCGACGATGTTTGGTTAAAGCACACTTTTGCCAAAGTTTCACATCTCAAATTAGACAAGGACACAATTATACTTCAACTCGACAATTTTAGCGCAATTGAAAAAAGCGGCTTCGAAGTTTCGAAACTAAATACAAAAGCACGAATAAGTGATCACAGACTTCTGTGCGAAGACATTCACTTAAAAACGCCACGTACTTTTGTTAAAGGAAAAATAGACTTTACTTACAACAGTTGGGACGACTATACGGATTTTATTGACAAAGTAAAACTCGATTGTTATCTTCTGGATAGCACATATGTTAGTTTTACAGACATTGCTGCTTTTACGAGCGAATTAAATGGCTTAAATGAAACTGTAAAAATTTCGGGTAATGTAACAGGTTATGTAAGCGACATGACTCTTAAAAACCTAAATTTTTCCTACCGAAATCATAGCCATTTTAAAGGGAATATAAGTTTAACTGGTTTACCTAATATCAATTCCACTTTTATTCATTTCGATTCGAAAGAATTTTCATCAAACTATTATGATTTAATTCATATCCCTAACTACCCTTTCATTGACGGCAAAAAAATTGAACTTCCTGAAGAGATCAAACGACTTGGAACGGTATCCTACAGAGGGAAATTCGATGGATTTATTGGTGACTTTACAACTTATGGAAATTTCACCAACGATTTGGGTAAAGCTAAAACTGAATTAAGTGTGAAACTTGGTACTAACAACAAAGATATTACTTACACCGGTAAAATCTCAACAGAAAATTTCAATCTCGGAACTTTATTGGGTCAAAATGATTTTAATAGCCTTACGATGAATTTAGAGGTAAAGGGGCGAGGTATTAATGTAAAAGAGCTTAAAGCAACGCTAGTTGGAGAAGTAAACAGTATTACCTATAACAACTACAATTATAATAACATCAAATTAAACGGCAATATTTCGGAAGCTTTATTTAATGGTCTTTTTACAAGTAAAGATCCCAATGCTGATTTTGATTTCAACGGTACAATTGATTTTAAAAATAAATTTCCGGAAATGGATTTTATTTCAACCATCAATGCACTCAATCTTCATGCCCTGCATTTTACAAATCAAAAAGATTCGGGTATTTTATCTTCGCAGATTTTTTTGAAAGTAAACGGAGATAATATAGATAACTTAAGCGGGCAAATAAACTTTGACAATACAATTTACAAAACAAAAACCCGAACCTTTAAACTAAGCACGTTTAACATTCAAATGGAACAAAACAGTGCTGATAAAAAAATTAGGCTTAGTGCCGAGTACCTCAATGCCGCCATTTACGGAAGGTATAACGTTAGTAATTTACAACATGCCTTTGAATCTTTTCTTAATACCTATTACCCTGGTTATTTCAAAAAGACAATTTTAGATAAAAAATATAAGGATGAACTAACTTTTCAAATTAAAATAAAGAAGTTTAAAACGATTAACGAATTATTTCTTCCCGATGTGATGGTAGCTAGCGGAACAATTTTTGACGGTAATTTTAATGCTGCAGAAAACAAATTAAATCTTCAAGTTAAGTCTCCGAAATTTAATTATAAGGATCTATTTATGACTGATCTTGTTTTAATCTTAAATGAAAACCAAAAGACAGTTCTTGCAGAATTGTCAGGAAAGTCGTTTCATATAGCTGATAGTCTAACCGCTGAAAATTTCAATTGCGTTGTTAAATCGTTTGACAAAGAATTTAAATATGCCGTCGATTGGGATAATCTTAAAGCACCTTCGAATAAAGGCAAAATAACTGGTCAAATTAATATAGAAGACTCTTTCTTTAAAATAAACAATGAGGAGCTTTCAGTTACATTGAATGATAGCACTTGGAATTTAATTTCATCTAATAAAATCACAATCGATACTACAGGGGCCATTTTTATAGCTCCGATGTCTATAGTAAATAAACTTCAAAGTATAAATATAGCTGGGGCTTTGTCAACACACAATGGGGACAGTCTTGTGATTGCTACTGAAAATGTAGTTCTTGAACAATTTAATAGATTACTTCAAGAATTTAGCTTAAAACTAGAAGGTAGACTCAATGGTAATATAACACTTTCTAATGTGAACAATAATTTTGCATTTAATGGAGATGTAAATTTAACTCAATTAAAAATTAATAATAATAGTGTTGGGCAATTACAAGTGAATACGGTTTATTTTACAAAGGAAAAAATAATTCGCTTATCTGGTTACACATCGCTTGGTATTACCAATGAAAGCGGCGAGTTGTCGAAAAACATTTCCTTCAAAGGTTTCTATTATCCTGAAAAGAAAACAGAATCTATAGATATTGATTTTGCCGCCAAACCAGCTAATTTACGGTTATTAAATCCTTTTCTAGAAGGTATTCTTGAAATTAAAGATGGATTTGTAAATGGAGCTGGCAAGGTGCACGGAACTCCAAACAAAATAAAAATTGACGGAAAGTTTAGATTATTTAGAAGCGAAGTAAAAGTGGATTATACCAATGTGACTTACAACATTACCGGAGACATAGAAGTAATGCCTGATCAGATAAGGTTTTCAGAAATGGCTATTCGTGAAAAAGGAACAAAGTTTGCTCAAGGTTATCTTAATGGAAATCTATTTCATACGAATTTTAATAAAATGCAAATAGATTATGATATCACTTATAAAAACATGCTCATTCTCAATACTACCGAAAAGGAAAATAAAACATTTTACGGAAAGGTATACGGCACTGGAACACTCGGTATTTATGGGTTTATAAACAAACTCAATATGAATATTGAAAATACAACTAACAGAAACACAAAGTTCTATTTACCACTTGATGGTCCTGCCGAAATTGGTGAAAGTGATTTTATTCAATTCGTAAAAAGAGACACCACAACGGTTAAAAAAGAAACCGGACTAACCGGTTTTAACCTCGAAATGCTGATTCATGCCACTCCTGATGCACAAGCGCAAATAATCATCGATAAAGCTGCGGGAGATGTTTTAAATGTTCAAGGGCAAGGTGATTTAAAAATTAAAGTAAATACTCTTGGTAAATTTGAAATGACAGGTGACTATGTTTTTACGGATGGAGATTATTTATTCACACTTGAAAATGTTATCAATAAAAAATTTGATATTGAAGCGGGAAGTAGCATTTCATGGAGTGGTAATCCTTTAGGCGCAGAAATAGATGTAACAGCCAGTTACAAACAGCGGGCTTCAATAGCACCCTTGTTAAATGACTCAGCAAAAACCCGAACACCAGTAGATTGTAAACTTATTATTACTGGAAAACTTTTTTCTCCTAACATTAATTTTGAAATTGATTTTCCTAATATTTCTTCCGAAGAAAGAAGTAAGATTAACAGTGTGCTTAGTGATGAGGCAGAACTTAATAGGCAGGTTTTTTCCTTTCTTTTATTTAGAACCTTTACAAAACCACTAATATACAATACTAACGGCGGCGGGGTTACTGCAGGTGGTGCTGCTGCCTCAACCGGAAGTGAATTGTTAAGCAACCGTGTGAGTGAGTTTTTAAATACTCATTTCGGTACACTAACTGGGATAAGAGACTTGCAGCTTGGGGTAAATTATCGACCGGGAACTCAAACCAGTTCCGAAACAGTTGATTTAGCGCTTAGTAAACAATTTTTAGATAACAAAGTAAGTGTTGATGGTAATTTTGGTGTAAACAATAACGCAACCAATCATAATTCTAACGGTTTAATTGGAGATGTGAATATTGATTACAAATTATCCGCCGACGGAAGATTCAGATTAAAAGGCTTTAACAAAAGCAATGATAATACTCAAAGTACACTTTCTGGTGGAAATTATACGCAAGGCGTCGGATTATTTTATAGGTTGGAGTTTGAAACGCTCGGATCTTTATACCGGAACTACCTTTCTAAATTAAAACGAAAAGAAGACGCTAAAAAAAACTAA
- the tsaD gene encoding tRNA (adenosine(37)-N6)-threonylcarbamoyltransferase complex transferase subunit TsaD, with protein MQNLNTYILAIESSCDDTSCAVLSNEYVLSNVTANQKIHEQYGGVVPELASRDHQKNIVPVVDAALKKANISLKDLNAVAITRGPGLMGSLLVGLSFAKSLSLALNIPLIEVNHMQGHILAHFIKEVNEQKTHNEPEQPSFPFLCLTVSGGHTQLVKVCDYLSFKVLGETIDDAVGEAFDKAAKILGLPYPGGPLIDKLAKEGDKTKFSFAQTKVPGYDYSFSGIKTSFLYFIQNNTQKNPNFVTENLADICASYQHHLIQVLLKNVKVVLKETGIKQLAIAGGVSANSSLRVQVKELEGELNIKTFIPKFEYCTDNAAMIGITAYYKFLKKDFSDLSITPMARMHL; from the coding sequence ATGCAAAATTTAAACACTTATATATTAGCAATTGAAAGCAGCTGCGACGATACGTCTTGTGCTGTTTTAAGTAATGAATATGTTCTTTCAAATGTTACCGCAAATCAAAAAATTCATGAGCAATATGGCGGGGTTGTACCTGAGTTAGCCAGCCGCGATCATCAAAAAAACATTGTCCCGGTAGTTGATGCCGCCTTAAAAAAGGCAAACATAAGTTTAAAGGATTTAAATGCTGTAGCTATCACACGTGGACCAGGATTAATGGGCAGTTTATTGGTCGGGCTTTCGTTTGCTAAATCTTTATCACTTGCTCTAAATATTCCGCTAATTGAGGTAAATCACATGCAGGGGCATATTTTAGCTCATTTTATTAAAGAGGTAAACGAACAAAAGACTCACAATGAGCCCGAACAGCCATCGTTTCCGTTTTTGTGTTTAACTGTAAGTGGCGGGCACACACAATTGGTTAAAGTTTGTGATTATTTGAGTTTTAAAGTGTTGGGCGAAACCATTGACGACGCAGTTGGCGAAGCCTTTGATAAAGCAGCGAAAATATTAGGATTACCCTATCCGGGAGGACCTTTGATTGATAAATTGGCAAAGGAAGGGGATAAAACAAAGTTTAGTTTTGCGCAGACAAAAGTACCGGGATATGATTATAGTTTTAGTGGTATTAAAACGTCATTTTTGTATTTTATCCAAAATAATACTCAAAAAAATCCAAATTTTGTGACAGAAAATCTTGCCGATATTTGTGCCTCCTATCAGCATCATCTCATTCAAGTTCTTTTAAAAAACGTAAAAGTGGTCTTGAAAGAAACTGGCATAAAACAATTGGCAATTGCCGGTGGAGTATCGGCTAATTCAAGTTTGAGAGTGCAGGTTAAGGAATTAGAAGGGGAATTAAATATAAAAACCTTTATTCCAAAATTTGAATATTGCACAGACAATGCCGCAATGATAGGAATTACGGCTTATTATAAATTTTTGAAAAAGGATTTTTCGGATTTATCAATTACGCCAATGGCGAGAATGCACTTATAG
- the ftcD gene encoding glutamate formimidoyltransferase: MEQLIECVPNFSEGVDMHIINQITDEVESVEGVKLLNVDPGKATNRTVVTFVGNPNAVIEAAFRAIRKAGELIDMAKHKGEHPRMGATDVCPLIPISNITMEETAKYAQLLAKRVGENLAIPIYLYEEAQSDKKRSNLSVIRNGEYEGFFKKIKLPEWKPDFGPQEFDAKRGATVIGARDFLVAYNVNLNTTSTRRANSIAFDVREAGRVMREGNPITGKIVNAADGKPKFIPGSLKSVKAIGWYIEEYGVAQISMNLTNINVTPVHIAFDEVCNKAIERGIRVTGSELVGLVPLKAMLDAGKYFLQKQKRSIGVSEKELIKIAVKSMGLDELAPFKPEERIIEYLLKKPEDSKLVAMDLVAFADETASESPAPGGGSISAYVGSLGISLATMVANLSSHKKGWDDRWEEFSNWAEKGQVIKDQLMKLVDADTAAFNKIMTAFGLPKSTEEEKKLRTQTIQDATKFAIEIPFKVMELSFESMEVIKAMAQEGNPNSVTDAGVGALCARSAVMGAFMNVRINAAGYDDKKFVNDIVAKGKLIEQKTTVREAEILRIVNEKIGL; encoded by the coding sequence ATGGAACAATTAATTGAATGTGTGCCGAATTTTAGTGAGGGTGTTGATATGCATATTATCAACCAAATTACTGATGAAGTGGAAAGTGTTGAAGGCGTTAAACTTTTAAATGTTGATCCAGGTAAAGCTACCAATAGAACTGTTGTAACCTTTGTTGGAAATCCAAACGCTGTTATTGAAGCTGCGTTTAGGGCAATAAGGAAAGCTGGAGAATTAATCGACATGGCTAAACATAAAGGCGAGCACCCTCGAATGGGGGCTACAGACGTTTGTCCTTTAATTCCGATTAGTAATATTACAATGGAGGAGACAGCAAAATATGCTCAGCTACTTGCAAAGCGTGTTGGAGAAAATCTTGCAATTCCTATTTATTTGTATGAAGAAGCACAATCGGACAAAAAACGGAGTAATCTTTCTGTTATTAGAAATGGAGAGTACGAAGGTTTTTTCAAAAAGATAAAGTTACCGGAATGGAAACCCGATTTTGGTCCTCAGGAGTTTGATGCAAAGCGCGGCGCTACTGTTATTGGAGCCCGTGATTTTTTGGTTGCCTATAATGTAAATTTAAATACAACATCAACTCGTAGGGCTAATTCTATAGCTTTTGATGTGCGTGAAGCAGGAAGGGTTATGCGTGAAGGTAATCCGATAACTGGAAAAATAGTAAATGCTGCCGACGGTAAACCAAAATTTATTCCCGGAAGTTTAAAGTCAGTAAAGGCTATTGGCTGGTATATTGAAGAATACGGTGTTGCGCAGATATCAATGAACTTAACTAACATCAATGTAACCCCCGTACACATTGCATTTGACGAAGTTTGCAATAAAGCTATTGAGAGAGGTATTCGCGTTACCGGATCTGAATTGGTGGGCTTAGTTCCATTAAAAGCAATGTTGGATGCTGGTAAGTATTTTCTCCAAAAACAAAAACGTTCAATTGGTGTGAGCGAAAAGGAGTTGATTAAAATCGCGGTAAAATCTATGGGCTTGGATGAATTAGCGCCGTTTAAACCTGAAGAAAGAATTATTGAATACCTATTAAAAAAACCAGAAGACTCTAAACTCGTTGCAATGGACTTAGTTGCTTTTGCAGATGAAACAGCAAGTGAAAGTCCTGCGCCTGGAGGTGGTTCTATTTCAGCTTATGTTGGAAGTCTGGGTATTTCTCTGGCGACCATGGTTGCTAATTTAAGTTCACATAAAAAGGGTTGGGACGATCGTTGGGAGGAGTTTAGTAATTGGGCTGAAAAGGGACAAGTCATTAAAGATCAGCTAATGAAATTGGTAGATGCGGATACTGCTGCTTTTAATAAAATTATGACAGCATTTGGTTTACCAAAATCAACGGAAGAGGAAAAGAAACTAAGAACTCAAACTATTCAAGATGCAACAAAATTTGCCATTGAAATTCCGTTTAAGGTGATGGAATTAAGTTTTGAAAGTATGGAAGTTATTAAAGCGATGGCCCAAGAAGGTAATCCGAATTCCGTTACCGATGCTGGTGTTGGTGCTCTTTGTGCAAGAAGCGCTGTGATGGGTGCTTTTATGAATGTGAGAATAAATGCTGCCGGTTACGATGATAAAAAATTCGTCAACGATATTGTTGCAAAAGGAAAATTAATTGAGCAAAAAACCACCGTGAGAGAGGCGGAGATATTGCGAATTGTGAATGAAAAAATTGGGTTGTAG
- a CDS encoding Fic family protein, whose amino-acid sequence MSQPLPFDRHKPYNHLPLLPPPDEKVITIEILKALNTANKALAELKGLAKKLPNQSMLVNTIAIREAKASTAIENIFTTDDKLYKALAGNEIGMEPTTKEVLRYRQALWEGFKTVKNKKTVSVEMMIKLYREIKQLKDGIRPPQTETVIMKRGTAPLKANIVYTPPRGQKLIEQKLKNLVEFINNDEKYNYDPLLKMAIAHYQFEAIHPFRDGNGRTGRILNVLLMVQKELLDFPILYLSSSIINSKEDYYANLNKVTSQRNWNHWVLYMLNATEETALYTIKKINEIDRLFDRTLVLVRKKHPSMKKEVIEKIFEQPYISPRALINKETKSVNTAKKYLQQLEKLKIVVPEKVGKEIIYLNVDLFNLLAEF is encoded by the coding sequence ATGTCGCAACCACTACCTTTTGACCGCCATAAACCATACAATCATCTACCCTTATTGCCTCCACCCGATGAAAAGGTTATAACTATTGAAATACTTAAAGCATTAAATACTGCTAACAAGGCTTTGGCAGAACTCAAAGGCTTGGCAAAAAAACTACCAAATCAATCTATGCTGGTAAACACAATAGCCATTCGGGAAGCAAAAGCCAGTACTGCCATCGAGAATATTTTCACTACAGATGATAAACTATACAAAGCTCTGGCAGGAAACGAAATTGGCATGGAACCCACAACTAAAGAAGTGTTGCGCTACCGACAGGCTCTTTGGGAAGGTTTTAAAACAGTAAAAAATAAAAAGACTGTTTCCGTTGAAATGATGATAAAACTTTATCGAGAAATCAAACAACTAAAGGATGGTATTCGTCCACCTCAAACAGAAACTGTTATTATGAAACGCGGCACTGCTCCGTTAAAAGCAAACATTGTTTATACACCGCCACGGGGGCAAAAATTAATTGAACAAAAACTAAAAAACCTAGTAGAGTTCATTAATAATGACGAGAAATACAATTATGACCCGCTTTTAAAAATGGCCATAGCGCATTATCAGTTCGAGGCTATACACCCTTTTCGTGATGGGAATGGAAGAACTGGTAGGATTCTCAATGTTCTTTTAATGGTTCAAAAAGAGCTCCTCGATTTTCCAATTCTTTATTTGAGTTCATCTATTATCAATAGTAAAGAAGATTATTATGCCAATTTAAACAAAGTCACCAGTCAACGAAACTGGAATCATTGGGTTTTGTACATGCTAAATGCCACTGAAGAAACCGCCCTCTACACCATAAAAAAAATAAATGAGATTGACCGTTTATTTGACAGAACTCTTGTACTTGTGAGGAAAAAACACCCCTCCATGAAAAAAGAAGTGATTGAAAAAATATTTGAACAACCCTATATTAGTCCAAGAGCTCTCATTAACAAAGAAACGAAAAGTGTAAACACAGCGAAAAAGTATTTGCAACAGCTTGAAAAACTCAAAATTGTAGTTCCAGAAAAAGTTGGAAAAGAAATCATTTATTTGAATGTAGATCTCTTTAACCTTTTAGCGGAGTTTTAA
- a CDS encoding YicC/YloC family endoribonuclease — protein sequence MIKSMTGFGKATAEYGDKTVTVEIRALNSKGADISLRLSSGLRNYELELRNDLSKQLERGKIDLSIFVESNTVEAPIEINTTLAKAYHVQLKKLALELQEPLEDSIQHILKFPDVLKGERKETDENEWNVIKACVNDAIKQLNAFRDTEGKSLQKDFEDRLGKIGIHLEEIKKLDLHRITAIKDRIRNNLADVIGKEKIDENRFEQELIYYIEKLDINEEKVRLKTHLDYFIDTCKENSPGRKLNFISQEIGREINTIGSKANDAPMQKFVVLMKDELEKIKEQASNVL from the coding sequence ATGATAAAATCAATGACCGGCTTTGGAAAAGCTACCGCAGAATACGGAGACAAAACTGTAACCGTTGAAATACGAGCTCTAAATAGCAAAGGCGCTGATATTAGTTTACGACTATCATCCGGACTAAGAAATTACGAATTAGAATTACGTAATGATTTATCAAAACAATTAGAACGCGGTAAAATTGACTTGAGTATTTTCGTAGAGTCAAATACAGTTGAAGCTCCAATTGAAATAAACACAACGTTAGCGAAAGCTTATCATGTACAATTAAAAAAGTTAGCGCTTGAACTACAAGAACCTTTAGAAGACAGCATTCAACACATTTTAAAATTTCCAGATGTTTTGAAAGGTGAACGCAAAGAAACGGATGAAAATGAATGGAACGTTATTAAAGCATGTGTGAATGATGCAATCAAGCAATTAAACGCTTTCAGAGATACGGAAGGGAAATCACTCCAAAAAGATTTTGAAGACCGTTTGGGTAAAATTGGAATTCATTTAGAAGAAATTAAAAAGCTCGACTTACACCGCATTACTGCTATTAAAGATAGAATTCGTAATAATTTAGCCGATGTAATTGGTAAAGAAAAAATTGATGAAAATAGATTCGAACAAGAGTTAATCTATTACATTGAGAAGTTAGACATTAACGAAGAAAAAGTACGCTTAAAAACACATTTAGATTATTTTATAGACACCTGTAAAGAAAATTCTCCAGGCAGGAAATTAAATTTTATCAGTCAGGAAATTGGTCGCGAAATTAATACTATTGGTTCTAAAGCCAACGATGCTCCCATGCAAAAATTCGTAGTACTTATGAAGGATGAATTGGAAAAAATCAAAGAACAAGCAAGTAATGTTTTGTAA
- a CDS encoding DMT family transporter: MTKAFKGHIALFVAQIIYALNYSIAKGLMPNFVSPVALVFMRILGAGLLFWVLSLFVKTQKVEKKDMKRMALLALFGVVINQLFFIYGLSITTPINSSIIMISNPILVFIFTLFLLKERITLIKLSGLSLAVIGALIILSYRGNFEIGSDTIVGDIMTLINSTSWAIFTVMVKPIMMKYNTATAMRWMFLFGSLYILPIGFTETLHTNWEGFTSHAIFALCFVVIATTFFAYFLNIYGLQELSPNTVSAYIYLQPFFASLFAVMMGQDKLSPTKLLSGILIILGLFLINRKPKKIKA, from the coding sequence TTGACAAAAGCCTTTAAAGGACATATAGCCTTATTTGTAGCGCAAATTATCTATGCGCTTAATTATTCTATTGCTAAAGGACTCATGCCTAATTTTGTCAGTCCCGTTGCTTTAGTATTTATGCGGATTCTTGGAGCCGGCCTTTTGTTTTGGGTTCTTTCACTTTTTGTAAAAACGCAAAAGGTTGAAAAAAAAGACATGAAACGAATGGCTTTGTTGGCTTTGTTTGGTGTTGTAATTAATCAACTGTTTTTTATTTATGGTTTAAGTATTACCACTCCAATAAACTCTTCCATTATCATGATTTCTAATCCGATTTTGGTTTTTATTTTCACTTTGTTTCTCTTAAAAGAACGTATTACATTAATTAAGTTAAGTGGCTTAAGCCTTGCTGTTATTGGTGCTTTAATAATTCTCAGTTATCGGGGTAATTTCGAAATTGGTAGCGATACAATTGTTGGAGATATTATGACTTTGATAAACTCGACGTCCTGGGCAATTTTCACTGTAATGGTTAAACCCATTATGATGAAGTATAATACAGCTACGGCCATGCGCTGGATGTTTCTATTTGGAAGTTTATACATTTTACCAATTGGCTTTACAGAAACACTGCATACTAATTGGGAAGGATTTACGAGTCATGCTATTTTTGCTCTTTGCTTTGTGGTTATTGCAACTACTTTTTTCGCCTATTTTCTTAACATATACGGCTTACAAGAACTCAGTCCAAATACCGTTAGCGCTTATATTTATCTTCAACCTTTCTTTGCATCTTTATTTGCTGTAATGATGGGACAAGATAAATTAAGTCCGACCAAGTTATTATCAGGAATTTTGATAATTTTAGGCTTGTTTCTTATAAATAGAAAACCAAAAAAAATTAAAGCATGA
- a CDS encoding ABC transporter substrate-binding protein yields the protein MLNYKDQLGNVIQLAKKPLRIISVVPSQSEFLWDIGLRDELVGITKFCIHPKEMRVSKARVGGTKKLNLKKIRELKPDLIIGNKEENDQFQIEELQKEFPVWMSDIYTFQDAFKMMEGLGILLNKEPETMQVVNELKMSFLRIQAILKTQKVAYFIWNKPYMFAAKNTFIDHVLNYLGLENALSYYERYPELDETALKRINPDLCFLSSEPFRFKEIHVDELKKLLPNSKILIVDGEMFSWYGTRLLFLEKYVQDLINSLREAKR from the coding sequence ATGCTCAACTACAAAGATCAACTCGGAAATGTTATTCAACTAGCCAAAAAGCCATTGCGAATTATTTCAGTAGTACCTTCGCAATCAGAGTTTCTATGGGATATTGGATTAAGAGACGAGTTGGTTGGTATTACTAAGTTTTGTATTCATCCCAAAGAAATGCGTGTAAGTAAAGCAAGAGTGGGGGGAACTAAAAAGTTGAATCTTAAAAAAATAAGAGAACTAAAGCCTGATTTGATTATCGGAAACAAAGAAGAAAATGACCAATTTCAAATTGAAGAATTACAAAAGGAATTTCCTGTTTGGATGAGTGATATTTACACCTTTCAGGATGCTTTTAAAATGATGGAGGGTTTGGGGATTCTTTTAAATAAAGAACCTGAAACAATGCAGGTGGTGAATGAATTAAAAATGTCGTTTTTAAGAATTCAGGCAATTTTAAAAACTCAAAAAGTAGCTTATTTTATTTGGAACAAACCTTATATGTTTGCTGCAAAAAATACGTTTATCGATCATGTATTAAATTATTTAGGATTGGAAAATGCCTTGAGTTATTACGAAAGATACCCAGAGTTGGATGAAACAGCTTTAAAAAGAATAAATCCTGATTTGTGTTTTTTGTCGAGTGAACCTTTTCGTTTTAAAGAGATACATGTAGATGAGTTAAAAAAATTATTACCAAATTCTAAGATTTTAATTGTCGATGGTGAAATGTTTAGTTGGTATGGCACTCGTTTATTGTTTTTGGAAAAGTATGTACAAGATCTAATTAATTCCCTGAGAGAAGCGAAACGTTGA